A window of Panicum virgatum strain AP13 chromosome 8K, P.virgatum_v5, whole genome shotgun sequence contains these coding sequences:
- the LOC120643538 gene encoding ubiquitin-like protein 5 yields the protein MIEVVLNDRLGKKVRVKCNEDDTIGDLKKLVAAQTGTRPEKIRIQKWYNIYKDHITLKDYEIHDGMGLELYYN from the coding sequence ATGATCGAGGTGGTTCTGAACGACCGGCTGGGGAAGAAGGTGCGGGTCAAGTGCAACGAGGACGACACCATCGGCGACCTCAAGAAGCTGGTGGCGGCGCAGACGGGGACGCGCCCCGAGAAGATCCGCATCCAGAAGTGGTACAACATCTACAAGGACCACATCACCCTCAAGGACTACGAGATCCACGACGGCATGGGCCTCGAGCTCTACTACAACTAG
- the LOC120643536 gene encoding protein TRAUCO-like — PYRRRRRPVRSRRRRAVTASGPGQPPARARRRPSSRAAPATAPAAAAALAPTPGPAGGDELCQLVPATRLAAERNDDAAAQPVLLSRFFKSERIEVSDDRLTAASTKGYRMVRATRGVAAGAWYFEVRFVHLGATGHTRLGWVTNRADLQTPVGYDAYGFGYRDMDGTKVHKAWRDKYADEGYGEGDVLGFYISLPDGEQYEPKQPDLIQHKGMPFHVQVPKEEQKIPAPVPGSEICYFKNGVCQGSAFKDIPGGRYYPAASMYTRPKESNCVVKFNFGPDFEFFPQDFGGLPIPQPVSEVPYQALEVKNEGPVENGIAEKTC; from the exons CCctatcgccgccggcggcggccagtaAGAAGTCGAAGAAGAAGGGCGGTAACAGCGTCTGGACCCGGCCAACCTCCCGCAAGGGCAAGAAGAAGGCCAAGCAGCCGGGCGGCCCCGGccacggccccggcggcggcggcggcattggcGCCCACCCCGGGCCCAGCCGGCGGGGACGAGCTGTGCCAGCTCGTTCCCGcgacccgcctcgccgccgagcgcAACGACGACGCGGCCGCCCAGCCCGTGCTCCTCTCCCGCTTCTTCAAGTCCGAGAGGATCGAGGTCTCCGACGaccgcctcaccgccgccagCACCAAGGGCTACCGCATGGTGCGCGCCACccgcggcgtggcggccgggGCGTGGTACTTTGAGGTCAGGTTCGTGCATCTGGGCGCCACTGGCCACACGCGCCTTGGATGGGTGACCAACAGAGCGGACCTCCAGACGCCGGTTGGGTACGACGCCTATGGGTTTGGGTACCgcgacatggatggcaccaAGGTGCATAAGGCTTGGAGGGACAAGTATGCTGATGAAGGGTACGGGGAAGGAGACGTTCTCGGGTTCTACATTTCTCTGCCTGATGGGGAGCAGTATGAGCCTAAGCAACCTGACCTGATTCAACACAAGGGAATGCCCTTTCATGTGCAAGTGCCCAAGGAGGAGCAAAAGATACCAGCTCCCGTTCCTG GGAGTGAGATATGCTACTTCAAGAATGGGGTATGCCAAGGCAGTGCCTTCAAGGACATTCCTGGAGGGAGGTATTACCCAGCTGCATCAATGTATACACGCCCTAAGGAGTCAAACTGTGTAGTAAAATTCAATTTTGGGCCAGACTTTGAGTTCTTCCCACAAGATTTTGGTGGCCTGCCAATCCCTCAACCAGTGAGTGAGGTGCCTTATCAGGCACTTGAGGTGAAGAATGAGGGGCCTGTTGAAAATGGTATTGCTGAAAAAACTTGCTAG